Below is a window of Virgibacillus sp. NKC19-3 DNA.
CATAACCAAGTATTCCGGGAACAAAAAACGCGACAAAAATCTCCCAATATATCATCATGGTGAATCACCTTCTCTGCTTCCATCATCATGCTTGGATTTATCTTTTTGAACCAGGGCAAAGACAAGCAGCACCCCAATTACGATCCCAGGGTGAACATTCAGAAACTGAAGGAGTGCAAAAATAATCACACTCATTATTCCTGTCTTGATCCAGCCCATCCCGCCAATAGCTTTTTCAATAAATTGCCATGTCAGTACTGCCAACATAACACCAACAACTGGGATAACAGCAGCAGTCATCCCTTGCACCCAATCGAAATCTTTAACGGACGATAAAGACGTTAGTAGCACAATCATTAAAATTACTGTCGGTACAATTGTTGCCAGAACAGCATTTATCATTCCCCATATGCCTCTCACACGGTAACCGACATAGCCGGGTAATTTCGTAGCGATAGGACCTGGTAACGTATTTCCCAGGGCTAATAAATCACCAAATTCATCCGCCGTCATCCATTTATATTTGTCTACAACTTCCTTATGAATTAATGGAATCGAACCTGGCCCTCCGCCATAACCAAGCATTCCTACCCGAAAGAAAGCTATAAAAATATTCCAGTGTGTTCGCATATCCTCACAAATCCTTTACGTAAATAATTACCATGACGCAATTGCACCATCTGTGCGAGATTCCGTACCACCTACTAATACACCAGTATCAGGGTCACGCCAAATGATTTGCCCACGACCAAAACCAGTCGAGTCCAGTTGTATTTTAATATCATGCCCTTTATCTGCTAGTTCTTGTGCAATATGATGAGGGAATCGATGTTCTAATTCGACAGTTTTATCCTTATCCCATCGCCAGCGCGGTGCATCCAATGTAGCTTGAGGGTTTAAACCAAAATCGATTGTATTCATCACAATTTGCAGATGTCCTTGTGGATGCATTAATCCTCCCATAACACTGAACGGACCGATAGGTTCCTCTCCTTTTGTCAAAAACCCAGGGATAATCGTATGAAATGTTCGCTTTCCACCGTCTAATGCATTAACATGATTCGGATCCAACGAAAAATCATGCCCCCGATTTTGCATGGCTATTCCGGTTCCCGGAATCACGATACCAGAACCGAATCCCATGTAATTACTCTGTTTAAATGAAACCATATTTCCTTCATTATCCGCGGTAGCTAAATAAACTGTACCACTATCTGATGGATCACCCGCCTCAGGGGTTAGAGCTTCCTCAGTAATAAGCGCTCTTCGCTTTTCTGCATAGGCGTCGCTTAACATTTGCTTTGATGTATATTTCATGTGTTGCTCTTCTGTCACATACTTGAATCCATCAACAAATGCCAATTTCATAGCTTCGA
It encodes the following:
- a CDS encoding chromate transporter, with amino-acid sequence MRTHWNIFIAFFRVGMLGYGGGPGSIPLIHKEVVDKYKWMTADEFGDLLALGNTLPGPIATKLPGYVGYRVRGIWGMINAVLATIVPTVILMIVLLTSLSSVKDFDWVQGMTAAVIPVVGVMLAVLTWQFIEKAIGGMGWIKTGIMSVIIFALLQFLNVHPGIVIGVLLVFALVQKDKSKHDDGSREGDSP